The following are encoded in a window of Qipengyuania soli genomic DNA:
- a CDS encoding GumC family protein: protein MSAEPAIPTARYQAAYLAAGENPISANIRHAVAALRRHLWMALAIIGAAIILALISTLLDTPRYTAETSVQINDQSDEVLGSKFETGTVSPVTSDWDIDRFLNTQLDVLRSRGLAERVADRLDVAGNEQFFSAMEVPPSALTGDQTQDRALAVELLRDNLEVELPRATRVASISFTSTDATMSASVANAFAEEFIQANLQRRFDSTSYARDFVADQLEEARADLEDSERELNDYAKSVGLIRTRDALTPDGRDALTGTVTTSSLVQLNDAAIQAKAARIEAQARWQAIQGSPLLASQPVLANPTVQALMTKRAEIQSELQVARDRYLDNHPAISRLEGDLQAVSRQLESTARQVRESIHAEYRAAQSAQDQLDGQVKRARGDSLAEQDQSVRYNVLARQADTARSIYDGLLQRYRELNASAGIASSNIAIIDRAEAPTDPSSPNVPRNLALGLLLGLGLAGVAVFLRDQLDDVIHTPEDVEDKLEMPLLGVVPRTEDTSPLEALDNPKSPIAEAYNSLRGALLYSTPQGLPKVLVVTSAQAHEGKSTSSLAIAMGFARIGLKPLLIDADLRRPALDKLLGLRLERGLTDLLVTQDDPKTAIVKIKDRKIDLLPTGPLPPSPSEMLSSPRMAQLLESFADTYDVVILDSPPVLGLADAPMLAAIADGTIFVVEAERGRSGSLKAALRRLRSMKPVLLGAVLAKFDPTKSGNRYSAYYGYDYYQYATGERRNEA from the coding sequence ATGAGCGCAGAGCCGGCTATCCCTACTGCGCGCTATCAGGCGGCTTACCTGGCTGCGGGCGAGAACCCGATCAGCGCGAATATCCGCCACGCCGTTGCCGCGCTCCGGCGCCATTTGTGGATGGCCTTGGCGATCATTGGCGCGGCGATCATCCTGGCGCTGATTTCGACGTTGCTGGACACGCCTCGCTATACCGCCGAAACCAGCGTGCAGATCAACGACCAGAGCGACGAGGTGCTTGGCTCCAAGTTCGAGACCGGCACTGTCTCGCCGGTAACGTCCGACTGGGACATCGACCGCTTCCTCAATACCCAGCTGGACGTGCTGCGTAGCCGCGGTCTTGCCGAGCGGGTAGCCGATCGGCTCGATGTAGCGGGCAACGAGCAGTTCTTTTCCGCGATGGAAGTCCCGCCATCGGCTCTCACCGGCGATCAAACGCAGGACCGCGCGCTGGCCGTGGAGCTCCTGCGCGACAATCTTGAAGTGGAGCTTCCCCGCGCCACCCGCGTCGCGAGCATCTCGTTTACTTCGACCGATGCAACGATGAGCGCTTCCGTCGCCAACGCCTTCGCCGAAGAATTCATCCAGGCGAACCTGCAACGCCGCTTCGACAGCACCTCCTATGCCCGTGACTTCGTGGCCGATCAGCTCGAAGAGGCGCGTGCCGATCTCGAGGATTCGGAGCGCGAGCTCAACGATTACGCCAAGAGCGTGGGCCTCATCCGCACGCGTGATGCGCTCACTCCCGACGGACGCGATGCGCTGACCGGCACAGTGACCACGTCCAGCCTCGTGCAGCTCAATGACGCCGCGATCCAGGCGAAGGCGGCGCGGATCGAGGCGCAGGCTCGCTGGCAAGCGATCCAGGGCTCCCCGTTGCTTGCATCCCAACCGGTGCTTGCCAACCCCACGGTGCAGGCGCTGATGACCAAGCGGGCCGAGATCCAGAGCGAACTCCAGGTCGCGAGGGATCGTTACCTCGACAACCATCCTGCGATCAGCAGGCTGGAAGGCGATCTGCAGGCGGTCAGTCGACAGCTTGAAAGCACGGCGCGGCAGGTGCGGGAATCGATCCACGCCGAATATCGCGCTGCGCAGAGCGCGCAGGACCAGCTGGATGGTCAGGTAAAACGTGCTCGTGGAGACAGTCTTGCCGAACAAGACCAGTCGGTTCGTTACAACGTTCTCGCCCGACAGGCGGATACGGCGCGCTCGATCTACGACGGCTTGCTCCAGCGCTATCGCGAACTGAATGCGTCGGCCGGTATTGCATCGAGCAACATCGCGATCATCGACCGCGCGGAGGCACCGACCGACCCGTCTTCGCCCAATGTGCCGCGCAACCTTGCGTTGGGCCTTTTGCTGGGGCTCGGCCTTGCCGGTGTCGCGGTATTCCTGCGCGACCAGCTCGACGACGTGATCCACACGCCTGAAGACGTCGAGGACAAGCTCGAAATGCCGCTCCTGGGCGTGGTCCCGCGTACCGAAGATACGTCACCTCTCGAAGCGCTGGACAATCCCAAGTCGCCAATCGCCGAGGCGTACAATTCGCTGCGCGGTGCCTTGCTCTATTCGACGCCGCAAGGGCTGCCCAAGGTGCTTGTCGTCACCAGCGCCCAGGCGCACGAAGGCAAGAGCACCTCGAGCCTCGCCATCGCCATGGGTTTTGCCCGCATCGGTCTGAAGCCGCTGCTGATCGATGCCGATTTGCGCCGTCCGGCCCTCGACAAGCTGCTTGGGCTTCGGCTCGAACGGGGGCTCACAGACCTGCTTGTTACGCAGGACGATCCCAAGACCGCGATCGTGAAGATCAAGGATCGCAAGATCGACCTTCTCCCGACCGGCCCGCTTCCGCCGAGCCCTTCGGAAATGCTTTCATCGCCGCGGATGGCGCAGTTGCTGGAAAGCTTCGCCGACACCTACGACGTGGTCATCCTCGACAGCCCGCCGGTCCTCGGCCTCGCCGATGCGCCAATGCTGGCTGCGATTGCGGACGGCACCATCTTCGTCGTCGAGGCGGAACGCGGACGGAGCGGTTCGCTGAAGGCGGCGCTGCGGCGCTTGCGGTCGATGAAGCCGGTCCTGCTCGGTGCCGTGCTGGCAAAGTTCGATCCGACCAAGTCGGGTAATCGCTACTCGGCCTACTATGGCTACGATTACTACCAGTACGCCACCGGCGAGCGGCGTAACGAGGCCTGA
- a CDS encoding polysaccharide biosynthesis/export family protein encodes MRNIGLLAACLVMTACQRGNDSIIPEGDAGYAAIAIDDSDRLPSRYALSPGDVISVRVFDEADLSVEEIALDNAGVVSLPLIGDVHAAGLTATELAHAVEAAYAADYVRDPRVSVLVKKTQVRTIAVEGEVALPGVYPYAEGQTLLTALALARSPTEKARLDEILIFRTVDGERMAGRFDARAIRGGRMPDVPLLPGDTVVVGFSSSRGAFLDAIRAIPVIGIFRPWP; translated from the coding sequence ATGCGTAACATCGGTCTTCTTGCCGCATGCCTGGTCATGACTGCCTGCCAGCGCGGCAATGACTCCATCATCCCTGAGGGGGATGCGGGATATGCCGCGATTGCCATCGACGATTCCGACCGGCTGCCTAGCCGCTACGCACTTTCGCCAGGTGACGTCATTTCCGTTCGGGTCTTCGACGAGGCGGATCTCAGTGTCGAAGAGATTGCGCTCGACAACGCGGGTGTCGTCAGCCTGCCGTTGATCGGTGACGTACATGCAGCCGGATTGACTGCGACCGAGCTCGCCCACGCGGTCGAGGCGGCCTATGCCGCCGACTATGTGCGCGATCCGCGCGTATCGGTGCTGGTCAAGAAGACTCAGGTTCGTACAATCGCGGTCGAAGGCGAGGTCGCGCTTCCCGGGGTATATCCCTATGCCGAAGGCCAGACCTTGCTGACCGCACTGGCGCTTGCCCGCAGCCCTACGGAAAAAGCCCGGCTCGACGAAATCCTCATTTTCCGCACGGTAGACGGTGAGCGGATGGCAGGCCGCTTCGATGCACGGGCCATTCGCGGTGGCCGAATGCCCGACGTCCCCCTGCTGCCGGGTGACACAGTGGTGGTCGGGTTCTCCAGCTCGCGTGGGGCATTCCTCGATGCCATTCGGGCTATTCCCGTGATCGGCATCTTCAGGCCCTGGCCATGA
- a CDS encoding O-antigen ligase family protein — translation MTGLHKRLPQTRHGWVVAAYVAIAMVLGGGGSPSAAAEILVQIGFAACVIAWVFWAGETRRLPKQIVWIAALIVGLPILQLVPLPPSLWKALPGRELFAGSLELVGAESGWQPLSVAPFNTLASLLALIPVAGTMLAVSTLRSADRRAVTLLIGLLALAGSALGVLQMAGGPGAFRLYEVSHDFWLTAFHASRNSAADALLIGSLALTAWVATTTGRRPLFRGDLGLLLLFQAFLLLALVLTGSRAGIGLLPLVLLVEFLMLRSVGLARQLSAGMAALGGLVAAVAVTATTLSGNPRIDAVLARFDASRDFRSELWQDTVTAIGHYWPAGSGLGTFTRVFLPVERAQVLDDLFPNRVHNDFLEFLLEAGVLAPLLLAAVLALILPLARKAWSRGTADRPMVLLSFGILMVIGLHSLVDYPLRNMALASLAGVAVGLLGALSRVSGDHRRMDAENDGSQLGFTQHA, via the coding sequence ATGACGGGTCTGCACAAGCGCCTGCCGCAAACGCGCCACGGTTGGGTCGTGGCCGCCTATGTCGCCATCGCCATGGTCCTGGGTGGGGGCGGATCGCCGAGTGCAGCGGCCGAAATCCTCGTCCAGATCGGCTTTGCGGCCTGCGTCATCGCATGGGTATTCTGGGCCGGCGAGACCCGGCGACTGCCGAAGCAGATCGTCTGGATTGCCGCGCTCATTGTCGGTTTGCCGATCCTTCAGCTGGTTCCTCTGCCGCCGTCCTTGTGGAAGGCCTTGCCCGGTCGCGAATTGTTCGCGGGCTCGCTCGAACTGGTTGGCGCGGAGTCGGGTTGGCAGCCACTGTCAGTTGCGCCCTTCAACACACTGGCCAGCCTGCTCGCGTTGATCCCTGTCGCCGGGACGATGCTCGCTGTCTCGACCCTTAGGTCGGCCGACCGGCGTGCCGTGACCCTCCTCATCGGGCTGCTCGCCCTTGCTGGATCAGCACTTGGGGTATTGCAGATGGCAGGCGGGCCAGGTGCGTTCCGACTCTACGAGGTCAGCCACGATTTCTGGCTCACGGCCTTCCATGCCAGCCGGAATTCGGCTGCAGATGCACTTCTCATCGGATCGCTCGCGCTTACTGCCTGGGTGGCAACGACAACCGGAAGGCGACCGCTTTTCCGCGGCGACCTTGGCCTGTTGCTATTGTTTCAGGCTTTCCTGTTGCTCGCCCTCGTACTGACAGGATCGCGTGCAGGTATCGGCCTGTTGCCGCTGGTCCTTTTGGTGGAGTTCCTCATGCTGCGCAGTGTCGGGCTAGCGCGACAGCTGTCCGCCGGCATGGCTGCTCTGGGGGGGCTCGTTGCGGCGGTCGCAGTGACAGCTACAACATTGTCCGGCAATCCCCGCATCGACGCCGTACTCGCTCGCTTCGATGCCTCGCGCGACTTCCGCAGCGAACTGTGGCAGGACACGGTCACCGCAATCGGTCACTACTGGCCCGCGGGCAGTGGGCTTGGGACCTTCACCCGCGTGTTCCTCCCGGTCGAGCGCGCGCAGGTCCTCGATGACCTGTTTCCCAATCGCGTGCACAACGATTTCCTCGAGTTCTTGCTCGAGGCAGGGGTGCTGGCTCCGCTACTACTCGCAGCGGTACTGGCGCTGATTCTGCCGCTCGCACGCAAGGCGTGGTCGCGTGGCACCGCCGACCGTCCGATGGTCCTACTCTCTTTCGGTATTTTAATGGTGATAGGGCTCCACAGCCTCGTTGATTATCCGCTGAGAAACATGGCATTGGCGAGCCTTGCTGGGGTCGCGGTCGGCCTGCTGGGCGCATTGTCTCGCGTGTCCGGGGATCACCGCAGGATGGACGCGGAAAATGACGGTTCGCAGCTTGGGTTTACGCAGCATGCGTAA
- a CDS encoding acyl-CoA dehydrogenase family protein, protein MPAIDVPQPEFMNDEEISIFADAVGKFYQQHAPEKRVLQWRENGQVERDFWREAGQAGLLGVSVPVEYGGHGGDFRHDMVVIDQQGKHGVEGFAASLHNTVILPYLVRHGTEEQKKKYLPKLVSGELVSAIAMTEPGVGSDLQSITTTALKDGNGYRINGAKTYISNGQTADFIVVVAKTDPNERAKGISLMLLETEGAEGFQRGKKLDKIGLDAADTSELFFDDVFVPAENVLGGVEGKGFYQLMGELPQERLIIAMGAMNGIEKALEVTLDYVKSRKAFGQTIWDFQNTQFVLADLKARGTAARVFVNDCIARHLKGELDVATACMAKYWVTELQGEVVDKCLQFHGGAGYINDYPIARMYRDSRITRIFGGSNEVMKMVIARSM, encoded by the coding sequence ATGCCAGCAATCGACGTGCCGCAGCCCGAGTTCATGAACGACGAGGAGATTTCGATCTTCGCCGACGCCGTGGGCAAGTTCTACCAGCAGCATGCGCCTGAAAAGCGCGTCCTCCAATGGCGCGAGAACGGGCAGGTGGAACGCGATTTCTGGCGTGAGGCGGGCCAGGCCGGACTGCTCGGCGTGTCGGTTCCGGTCGAATACGGCGGCCACGGCGGCGATTTCCGCCACGACATGGTGGTCATCGACCAGCAGGGCAAGCACGGGGTCGAAGGCTTCGCCGCCTCGCTGCACAATACCGTGATCCTGCCCTACCTCGTGCGTCACGGGACCGAGGAGCAGAAGAAGAAATACCTGCCCAAGCTCGTCTCCGGCGAACTGGTCAGCGCCATCGCCATGACCGAACCGGGCGTGGGTTCCGACCTCCAGAGCATCACCACCACAGCCCTGAAGGACGGCAACGGTTACCGCATCAACGGGGCCAAGACGTACATCTCGAACGGCCAGACCGCCGACTTCATCGTCGTCGTCGCCAAGACCGATCCCAACGAGCGGGCCAAGGGCATTTCGCTGATGCTGCTCGAAACCGAAGGGGCGGAAGGCTTCCAGCGCGGCAAGAAGCTCGACAAGATCGGTCTCGACGCTGCCGACACGTCCGAACTGTTCTTTGACGATGTCTTCGTGCCGGCCGAAAATGTTCTCGGCGGGGTCGAGGGCAAGGGCTTCTACCAGCTGATGGGGGAACTGCCGCAGGAACGCCTGATCATCGCCATGGGCGCGATGAACGGGATCGAGAAAGCGCTCGAGGTCACGCTGGACTACGTCAAGAGCCGCAAGGCCTTCGGCCAGACCATCTGGGATTTCCAGAATACCCAGTTCGTGCTCGCCGACCTCAAGGCGCGCGGCACTGCGGCGCGAGTCTTCGTCAACGACTGCATCGCCCGCCACCTGAAGGGCGAACTCGACGTCGCAACCGCCTGCATGGCCAAATACTGGGTCACCGAGCTGCAAGGCGAGGTTGTCGACAAGTGCCTGCAGTTCCACGGCGGCGCCGGCTACATCAACGATTATCCGATCGCACGGATGTATCGTGACAGCCGCATCACCCGCATCTTCGGCGGCTCGAACGAAGTCATGAAGATGGTGATCGCCCGCTCGATGTAG
- a CDS encoding crotonase/enoyl-CoA hydratase family protein, translating to MSEEVLTSEEDGILVVTINRPEAKNAMTKAAAEGIAAAMDRLDSDDNLRVGILTGAGGTFCSGMDLKGFLRGESPSIEGRGFGGIVQKPPVKPLIAAVEGYALAGGLELMIACDLVVAHSGAKFGIPEVKRGLVAAAGGVMMLPDQIPERVAMELALTGDFISAARAYELGLINRVTDGSALDGAKELAASIVANGPLAVRVSKQIVKESRGWPMEERYTRQGQLIAPVFVSHDAREGAAAFAEKRKPNWTGK from the coding sequence GTGAGCGAAGAAGTCCTGACGAGCGAAGAAGACGGCATCCTTGTCGTCACCATCAACCGCCCGGAAGCCAAGAATGCGATGACCAAGGCGGCTGCGGAAGGCATCGCGGCAGCGATGGATCGCCTTGACAGCGACGACAATCTGCGGGTCGGCATTCTGACCGGCGCTGGTGGCACTTTCTGTTCGGGCATGGATCTCAAGGGCTTCCTGCGCGGCGAATCGCCCAGCATCGAAGGGCGCGGTTTCGGTGGCATCGTGCAGAAGCCGCCAGTGAAGCCACTGATCGCTGCGGTCGAAGGCTATGCCCTTGCGGGCGGGCTCGAACTGATGATCGCCTGTGACCTGGTGGTGGCCCATTCCGGCGCCAAGTTCGGCATTCCCGAAGTAAAGCGCGGGCTCGTCGCCGCAGCCGGTGGCGTGATGATGCTGCCGGACCAGATTCCCGAGCGAGTCGCCATGGAACTAGCCCTTACCGGTGATTTCATCTCTGCTGCGCGGGCCTACGAACTGGGGCTGATCAACCGCGTGACCGATGGCTCGGCGCTCGACGGGGCGAAGGAACTTGCCGCAAGCATCGTGGCCAACGGCCCGCTCGCTGTCCGTGTCTCCAAGCAGATCGTCAAGGAATCGCGCGGCTGGCCGATGGAGGAACGCTACACGCGCCAGGGCCAGCTGATCGCACCGGTCTTCGTCAGCCATGATGCCCGCGAAGGCGCGGCTGCATTTGCCGAGAAGCGCAAGCCAAACTGGACCGGCAAGTAA
- a CDS encoding acetyl-CoA C-acetyltransferase, with translation MAEAYIIDAVRTPRGIGKPGKGALSHLHPQHLAATVLKALRERNHLDTTTVDDIIWSTSSQNGKQGGDLGRMSALAAGYDISASGTTLDRFCGGGITSVNLAAATVMSGMEDCVIAGGTEMMSYTTAYAAEQANAGLPPRMMGAGNEALDVLHPQSHQGVCGDAIASMEGISREDLDALALVSQQRAKRAIDEGRFAKSVVPVYNEDGSVALDHEEFPRPETTAEGLAALQPSFGKLADFEIGGTTFRKQINRKYPDLQIEHFHHAGNSSGVVDGAAALLITSDEYAKEHGLKPRGRIVAYANQGDCPTLMLNAPVPAAKKVLEKAGLSKDDIDVWEINEAFSVVAEKFIRDLDLDREKVNINGGAMALGHPIGATGSILIGTALDELERSGGRYGLVTMCAAGGMAPAVIIERVDGFVE, from the coding sequence ATGGCCGAAGCCTATATCATCGACGCCGTCCGTACCCCTAGGGGCATCGGCAAGCCCGGCAAAGGCGCGCTTTCGCACCTTCATCCCCAGCATCTGGCAGCCACCGTGCTGAAGGCACTGCGGGAGCGGAACCACCTCGATACGACGACCGTCGACGACATCATCTGGTCGACCAGCAGCCAGAACGGCAAGCAGGGCGGCGACCTCGGTCGCATGTCCGCGCTCGCTGCAGGCTATGACATCAGCGCCAGCGGTACGACGCTGGACCGTTTCTGCGGCGGCGGCATCACCTCGGTGAACCTTGCCGCAGCAACGGTCATGTCGGGCATGGAAGACTGCGTCATCGCGGGTGGTACCGAGATGATGAGCTACACCACGGCCTATGCCGCCGAGCAGGCCAATGCCGGCTTGCCTCCGCGCATGATGGGTGCCGGAAACGAGGCTCTGGACGTGCTTCACCCGCAGAGCCACCAGGGCGTGTGTGGCGATGCGATTGCCAGCATGGAAGGCATCAGCCGCGAGGATCTCGACGCACTCGCACTCGTGAGCCAGCAGCGGGCCAAGCGCGCCATCGACGAAGGCCGCTTCGCCAAGTCGGTCGTGCCGGTCTACAACGAGGATGGTTCGGTTGCCCTGGATCACGAGGAATTCCCGCGTCCGGAAACGACGGCAGAGGGCCTGGCCGCACTCCAGCCCAGCTTTGGCAAGCTTGCCGATTTCGAAATCGGCGGCACGACCTTCCGCAAGCAAATCAACCGCAAGTATCCAGACCTGCAGATCGAGCACTTCCACCATGCCGGCAACAGCTCGGGCGTGGTCGACGGGGCTGCGGCGCTGCTGATCACCTCGGACGAATATGCCAAGGAACACGGTCTCAAGCCGCGTGGCCGCATCGTCGCTTATGCCAACCAGGGCGATTGCCCGACGCTGATGCTCAACGCGCCCGTCCCGGCAGCCAAGAAGGTGCTCGAGAAGGCCGGCCTGTCGAAAGACGACATCGATGTCTGGGAAATCAACGAGGCGTTCTCGGTCGTCGCCGAGAAGTTCATCCGCGACCTCGACCTCGATCGCGAGAAGGTCAACATCAACGGCGGCGCGATGGCGCTGGGCCACCCGATCGGCGCAACCGGTTCGATCCTGATTGGCACCGCCCTCGACGAACTCGAGCGTTCGGGTGGCCGTTATGGCCTCGTGACCATGTGTGCCGCGGGCGGCATGGCACCCGCGGTCATCATCGAACGCGTCGACGGCTTCGTCGAGTAA
- a CDS encoding alpha-amylase family glycosyl hydrolase produces the protein MKRLLTAAAAVALLGGTAYAMKESPAEPAANDWEPHSKVTLTHPDWSRKAVLYQINTRQFTPEGTFKAAQEQLPRLKELGVDILWLMPIHPIGKENRKGGLGSPYSVQDYYEVNPEFGTKADLKAFVDEAHRQGFHVILDLVANHTAWDNQMAKDHPDWYEKDWKGDFRPTPWWDWSDIIDLDWSKPGVREHVGGAMEMWVRDFGIDGYRADVAGYVPLDFWEKMRGRLDAIRPVFMLGEVQQTAFHFAAFDATYGWDWHVTSKKVAHGEGDATSFYGYYAENESLWPREAMRLTYIENHDSNAWEGTMKENYGPALDAMTVLSFTGQGLPLVHNGMEACNAKRLEFFEKDSIDWSQGEGCEYGALLKDLIAFRKANPVLDNGQWGGVMQKVDTDKPQQVFAWARRDESGKVLAFFNFSSQPVTFEVTSKLADGTYREFRGGNGVKVAAGDSVTLAPWAYRLLAATSAR, from the coding sequence ATGAAACGTCTTCTGACAGCCGCCGCTGCCGTCGCGCTCCTGGGCGGCACCGCCTATGCGATGAAGGAAAGCCCGGCGGAGCCCGCTGCGAACGATTGGGAGCCGCACAGCAAGGTCACGCTCACCCACCCCGACTGGTCGCGCAAGGCGGTGCTCTACCAGATCAACACCCGGCAGTTCACGCCGGAAGGCACCTTCAAGGCCGCGCAGGAACAATTGCCTCGGCTGAAGGAACTGGGCGTCGATATCCTGTGGCTGATGCCGATCCACCCGATCGGCAAGGAGAACCGCAAGGGTGGCCTCGGCAGCCCCTATTCGGTGCAGGACTATTACGAGGTGAACCCCGAATTCGGGACCAAGGCGGACCTCAAGGCCTTCGTCGACGAGGCGCACCGGCAGGGCTTCCACGTTATCCTCGACCTCGTGGCCAACCATACTGCGTGGGACAACCAGATGGCGAAGGACCACCCCGACTGGTACGAGAAGGACTGGAAGGGCGATTTCCGTCCCACGCCGTGGTGGGACTGGTCAGACATCATCGACCTCGACTGGTCCAAGCCGGGCGTGCGCGAGCATGTCGGCGGGGCAATGGAAATGTGGGTGCGCGACTTCGGGATCGACGGCTATCGCGCCGACGTCGCCGGTTACGTCCCGCTCGATTTCTGGGAGAAGATGCGCGGGCGGCTCGACGCGATCCGGCCGGTCTTCATGCTCGGCGAGGTCCAGCAGACCGCGTTCCACTTCGCTGCCTTCGACGCGACCTACGGCTGGGATTGGCATGTCACCTCGAAGAAGGTCGCGCATGGCGAAGGCGATGCAACCAGTTTCTACGGCTATTACGCCGAGAACGAGAGCCTCTGGCCGCGTGAGGCGATGCGCCTGACCTATATCGAGAACCACGACAGCAATGCGTGGGAAGGGACGATGAAGGAGAACTACGGCCCCGCGCTCGACGCGATGACCGTGTTGTCCTTTACCGGCCAGGGCCTGCCACTGGTGCACAACGGGATGGAAGCCTGCAATGCCAAGCGGCTCGAGTTCTTCGAGAAGGATTCGATCGACTGGAGCCAGGGTGAGGGCTGCGAATACGGAGCCCTGCTGAAGGACCTCATCGCCTTCCGCAAGGCCAACCCGGTGCTCGACAACGGGCAATGGGGCGGCGTGATGCAGAAAGTCGATACCGACAAACCGCAGCAGGTCTTCGCCTGGGCACGGCGCGACGAAAGTGGGAAGGTGCTCGCCTTCTTCAATTTCTCGAGCCAACCGGTGACATTCGAAGTCACCAGCAAGCTTGCCGACGGAACCTATCGCGAGTTCCGTGGCGGGAATGGGGTCAAGGTGGCCGCTGGCGACAGCGTGACGCTGGCGCCTTGGGCTTATCGCCTGCTCGCGGCCACCTCGGCCAGGTAA
- a CDS encoding sugar porter family MFS transporter — MGRASSWALVAALAGFLFGFDTAVISGAEQAVQRVWSMSDAVHGLAISAALWGTVIGALMGGWPADRFGRKQTLIWIGVLYAVSAIGSALAWDPVSFMIFRLIGGVGVGASSVAAPAYIAEIAPREQRGRLVALFQFMIVLGILVAFASNWMLGGMGDSDWRWMLGAETLPAIAYLLATLFIPESPRWLCVNRDEVDKARTILAAINPATVDETLAAIRAEASEDARSISWGRFFDGHLRRPIMLAFLIAFFNQLSGINAIIYYAPRIFEMSGAAASTALLATVGIGVINLAFTFVGLALIDRAGRKALMYLGSVGYILSLSMTAYGFASGQFALVLPFIFAFIAAHAVGQGAVIWVYISEIFPSAARAKGQSLGAGTHWVFAAGLTLVMPAVLASVSPVTIFLTFAGMMVLQLLWVRFAMVETRGRALEDVAAQLVNSNRSSSS, encoded by the coding sequence ATGGGCCGCGCGTCGAGCTGGGCGCTGGTCGCCGCACTCGCGGGCTTCCTCTTCGGCTTCGACACTGCAGTCATTTCTGGGGCCGAGCAGGCCGTCCAGCGTGTCTGGTCGATGAGCGATGCGGTCCATGGACTTGCCATTTCGGCGGCGCTCTGGGGCACGGTCATCGGCGCCTTGATGGGCGGCTGGCCCGCTGACCGTTTTGGCCGCAAGCAGACGCTCATCTGGATCGGCGTGCTCTATGCGGTCTCGGCCATCGGTTCCGCGCTGGCCTGGGACCCGGTCAGCTTCATGATCTTCCGCTTGATTGGTGGCGTCGGGGTTGGTGCCAGTTCGGTCGCCGCACCCGCCTATATCGCCGAGATCGCCCCGCGCGAACAACGCGGCCGCCTTGTCGCACTGTTCCAGTTCATGATCGTCCTCGGCATCCTTGTCGCATTCGCTTCCAACTGGATGCTCGGGGGGATGGGGGACAGCGATTGGCGCTGGATGCTTGGTGCGGAAACTTTGCCGGCCATTGCCTACCTGCTGGCCACGCTGTTCATTCCCGAAAGTCCGCGATGGCTCTGCGTAAATCGCGACGAGGTGGACAAGGCACGCACCATCCTCGCCGCCATCAATCCGGCAACGGTTGACGAGACGCTGGCTGCGATACGGGCCGAGGCAAGCGAGGATGCACGCTCGATCAGCTGGGGCCGGTTTTTCGACGGGCATTTGCGACGCCCGATCATGCTCGCCTTCCTGATCGCCTTCTTCAACCAGCTCTCCGGCATCAATGCGATCATCTATTACGCACCACGCATCTTCGAGATGAGCGGCGCCGCGGCTTCGACTGCGCTGCTCGCGACCGTCGGCATCGGGGTGATCAATCTTGCCTTCACCTTCGTCGGGCTCGCGCTCATCGACCGGGCCGGACGCAAGGCGCTGATGTATCTCGGCAGTGTCGGCTACATCCTGTCGCTGTCGATGACCGCCTACGGCTTTGCGAGCGGACAGTTTGCCCTGGTTCTGCCTTTCATCTTCGCCTTCATCGCGGCCCATGCGGTGGGGCAGGGCGCAGTCATCTGGGTCTATATCTCCGAGATCTTCCCGAGCGCCGCGCGCGCCAAGGGGCAAAGCCTGGGAGCGGGTACGCATTGGGTATTCGCTGCCGGCCTCACTCTGGTCATGCCTGCGGTGCTGGCCAGCGTTTCACCCGTGACGATCTTCCTCACCTTTGCCGGAATGATGGTCCTTCAACTGCTCTGGGTGCGTTTCGCAATGGTCGAGACCCGGGGCCGCGCGCTCGAGGATGTTGCCGCGCAACTCGTCAATTCGAATCGGAGTTCTTCATCATGA